From Primulina tabacum isolate GXHZ01 chromosome 2, ASM2559414v2, whole genome shotgun sequence, one genomic window encodes:
- the LOC142537912 gene encoding rho GDP-dissociation inhibitor 1-like, which produces MGSQGNKGEMNVNQYSESETERNSSAGHDLDMASDSESGMISRQASEVSCYATEEDEELSLHLGPKWSIKEHLEKDKDDESLRRWKEQLLGGLDADAVQENEEPDVKISSLTIVSEGRPDIVLSIPTNGNPKGLWFTLKEGSRYHLRFSVKVSNDIVCGLKYTNTVWKTGIKVYSSKQMMGTFSPQSDTYTQEMPEETTPSGIFARGSYAARTKFVDDDNKCYLEINYTFDIQRDWPSN; this is translated from the exons ATGGGATCTCAAGGAAACAAAGGAGAAATGAATGTGAATCAATATTCAGAGAGCGAGACTGAGAGAAACAGTAGTGCAGGGCATGATCTGGATATGGCTTCCGACTCGGAATCGGGGATGATTAGCAGGCAGGCTAGTGAAGTTTCTTGCTATGCAACCGAGGAAGATGAAGAATTGTCGCTTCATTTAGGGCCCAAGTGGAGTATCAAAGAGCACCTTGAGAAAGATAAG GATGATGAGAGCTTGAGAAGGTGGAAAGAACAACTTCTAGGGGGTTTGGATGCTGATGCTGTTCAag AGAATGAAGAACCAGATGTAAAAATCTCGAGCCTCACAATCGTGTCGGAGGGTAGACCTGATATTGTGCTTTCGATACCGACGAATGGAAACCCGAAAGGATTGTGGTTTACACTGAAAGAAGGAAGTCGTTACCACCTCAGATTTTCTGTCAAAGTCAGCAATGACATCGTGTGTGGCTTAAAGTACACTAATACCGTGTGGAAGACCGGAATCAAAG TTTATAGCTCGAAACAGATGATGGGGACCTTTAGTCCTCAGTCGGATACCTACACCCAGGAAATGCCAGAAGAGACTACTCCGTCTGGAATCTTTGCGAGAGGGTCTTATGCAGCAAGAACTAAG TTTGTTGATGACGATAACAAATGCTATTTGGAGATCAACTACACATTTGACATCCAGAGAGATTGGCCCTCAAATTAG